A window of the Lysinibacillus irui genome harbors these coding sequences:
- a CDS encoding methyl-accepting chemotaxis protein, with translation MSVGKKLSFGFFTIILTLIISLVIMFLLFSNIEKKIENALEGHVALVELADNIQFEMAMQGLFIRAIIIEDKPANKESFTQYANMLDKHVEEMTGKSTSAEMEAYAKDLNTYNDRFNESATEALALFEAGNLEGALQKVNGDVQQANKGIQDVSDKIVSYQKDQLEAVTKESKQAVFNSQIISVIAIIIGVILGIFLMIYIQRTISRPLKAVVQAANHVASGELYHQDITYQSKDEIGQLSSAFNAMKGNLKNLLTHIQDNAEHLTASVEELSASTEEVTASADEITIRINETANAAVAATVAANESAHAMDETAIGVQRIAEATQQLLHNAVSASELATNGNTTVDEAQQQMNVIDESTQVINTLVQKLSKQSEEIGQITAVITAITDQTNLLALNAAIEAARAGEHGKGFAVVADEVRKLAEESKQSANQIVALTQDIQEDTSNVEKAVLDGLHSVTEGVKIIGHAGQAFEAIVKAINNMTNQIEDISATSEEISASAEQVAASVAEIAQGASTSSESTQIIATASKEQSITMQQVNQVASDLSEKSLDLQNQINNFKL, from the coding sequence ATGTCTGTAGGAAAAAAATTAAGCTTTGGTTTCTTTACAATTATTTTGACACTAATTATTTCATTGGTGATAATGTTTCTGTTATTTTCAAACATAGAAAAGAAGATTGAAAATGCATTGGAAGGTCACGTTGCCCTAGTAGAACTAGCAGATAATATTCAATTTGAAATGGCTATGCAAGGGCTCTTCATTCGTGCCATTATCATCGAAGACAAACCTGCAAATAAAGAAAGCTTTACACAATACGCAAATATGCTAGACAAGCATGTGGAGGAAATGACCGGAAAATCTACTTCAGCTGAAATGGAAGCTTATGCAAAAGACTTAAATACATATAATGATCGTTTTAATGAGTCAGCAACAGAAGCACTAGCACTTTTTGAAGCAGGCAATCTTGAAGGCGCTTTGCAAAAAGTGAATGGTGATGTGCAACAAGCTAACAAAGGAATACAAGATGTTTCCGATAAAATCGTTAGTTACCAAAAAGATCAACTGGAAGCCGTCACAAAAGAATCTAAGCAAGCAGTATTCAATTCTCAAATTATTTCAGTTATCGCTATTATTATCGGTGTTATTCTAGGCATTTTCCTCATGATCTATATACAACGAACGATTTCTCGTCCTTTAAAAGCTGTTGTTCAAGCAGCTAATCATGTTGCTAGTGGTGAATTGTATCATCAAGACATTACCTACCAATCTAAGGATGAGATTGGCCAGCTTTCATCAGCATTTAATGCCATGAAGGGGAACTTGAAAAATCTTTTAACTCATATTCAAGACAATGCAGAGCATTTAACGGCTTCAGTAGAAGAGCTTTCTGCATCAACTGAAGAAGTTACTGCCTCAGCAGATGAGATCACAATACGTATAAATGAAACAGCGAATGCTGCTGTAGCTGCTACAGTTGCCGCTAACGAAAGTGCACATGCAATGGATGAAACAGCTATAGGTGTCCAACGTATAGCAGAGGCAACTCAACAGCTGCTTCATAATGCTGTTTCAGCATCTGAATTGGCAACAAACGGTAACACTACAGTAGATGAGGCCCAACAACAAATGAATGTAATTGATGAGTCTACGCAAGTAATTAATACTCTTGTCCAAAAATTGAGCAAACAATCGGAAGAAATAGGTCAAATAACTGCTGTCATTACAGCCATTACAGATCAAACAAACTTATTAGCGCTCAATGCAGCAATAGAAGCTGCACGTGCTGGAGAGCATGGCAAAGGATTTGCCGTTGTTGCAGACGAGGTACGCAAATTAGCTGAGGAATCTAAGCAATCAGCTAATCAAATTGTTGCATTAACCCAGGATATTCAAGAAGATACAAGCAATGTAGAAAAAGCTGTTTTAGATGGTTTGCACTCTGTCACAGAGGGTGTGAAAATCATTGGACATGCAGGACAAGCATTTGAAGCTATCGTAAAAGCAATAAATAATATGACAAATCAAATAGAAGATATATCGGCTACTTCAGAAGAAATTTCAGCCAGCGCAGAACAGGTAGCTGCCTCTGTCGCAGAAATTGCCCAAGGTGCTTCAACTAGCTCAGAAAGTACACAAATTATCGCTACAGCAAGCAAGGAGCAATCCATAACGATGCAGCAAGTCAATCAGGTGGCCTCTGATTTAAGCGAAAAGTCCTTAGATTTACAGAATCAAATCAATAATTTTAAACTATAA
- a CDS encoding Rqc2 family fibronectin-binding protein, with product MAFDGLFTYSMTADLQQLVTGRITKIHQPNAQEVVLHVRANGKNHKLLFSIHSSYARVHLTEHTIDNPAEPPMFCMLLRKHLEGGFISSIKQRDFDRIIIVEIESKNEIGDPIVREIHAEIMGRHSNLLLIDQEQGKIIDSLKHLPPSVNSFRTVLPGQPYIAPPTQNKWNPLTVTDDELTSFFAEARTTQEVVTQFAGFSPLHAEELLFRLTTASDTLTCFKDFMGSFANGGTKPMYAIYNNKTYFSPIDLTHLQGEVTVYPNVHELLDRVFFARAERDRVKQQAGDLERWLQNEIDKLSLKTKKLTKDYERASKLDQFQLYGELLMANIYAFEKGVKEVTVTNYYSETGEEITIPVSERKTPIENAQSYYTKYTKAKNALIMVQEQLEKTTEEIAYFEMLAQQVQQASPGDIEEIREELAEQGYLKLRHAKKKKKQVKPEPERYVSSTGITISVGKNNKQNDMLTFKIAKRTDIWLHTKDIPGSHVVIHSSEPDETTLREAATLAAYFSKARESSSVPVDYTEIRQVKKPNGAKPGFVIYFEQKTLYIDPDEAVILQLKKQS from the coding sequence ATGGCATTTGATGGTTTATTTACTTATTCAATGACCGCCGACCTACAACAGCTTGTCACTGGTCGAATTACGAAAATACATCAACCTAATGCGCAAGAGGTTGTATTACATGTGCGTGCAAATGGAAAGAATCATAAATTATTGTTTTCAATCCATTCTTCTTATGCACGTGTTCATTTAACTGAGCATACGATTGATAACCCAGCAGAGCCCCCTATGTTTTGTATGCTTTTGCGTAAACATTTAGAGGGCGGTTTTATTTCTTCCATTAAACAGCGTGATTTTGATCGTATTATAATAGTAGAAATTGAAAGCAAAAATGAAATTGGCGACCCGATTGTAAGGGAAATACATGCTGAAATTATGGGTAGACATAGTAATCTATTGTTAATCGATCAAGAGCAAGGAAAAATTATTGATAGTTTAAAACATTTACCTCCATCCGTAAATAGTTTCCGTACTGTGTTACCTGGTCAACCTTATATTGCACCGCCTACACAAAATAAATGGAATCCTCTAACGGTTACAGATGATGAGCTAACATCGTTTTTTGCTGAAGCAAGGACAACGCAAGAGGTTGTAACACAGTTCGCTGGTTTTTCACCTCTTCACGCTGAAGAATTATTGTTCCGTTTGACTACAGCATCGGATACACTAACATGCTTCAAAGATTTTATGGGTTCCTTTGCGAATGGTGGCACGAAGCCAATGTATGCCATCTACAATAATAAAACATACTTCTCACCTATTGATCTGACTCATTTGCAAGGTGAAGTAACCGTTTATCCTAATGTTCATGAACTACTTGACCGCGTTTTCTTTGCACGTGCTGAGCGAGATCGTGTCAAACAACAAGCAGGAGACTTAGAGCGCTGGCTACAAAATGAAATTGATAAACTATCCTTAAAAACGAAAAAGCTTACAAAGGACTATGAGCGTGCATCAAAGCTTGATCAATTCCAACTATATGGTGAACTTTTAATGGCCAATATTTATGCCTTTGAAAAAGGTGTTAAAGAAGTTACGGTTACAAATTACTATAGTGAAACGGGCGAAGAGATTACGATTCCAGTAAGTGAACGTAAAACACCTATTGAAAATGCTCAAAGTTATTATACGAAATATACAAAGGCAAAAAATGCTTTGATTATGGTTCAAGAGCAGCTTGAAAAAACGACAGAAGAAATTGCCTATTTTGAAATGCTTGCTCAGCAAGTACAGCAAGCTTCTCCTGGAGATATTGAGGAAATTCGTGAAGAATTGGCAGAACAAGGTTACTTAAAATTACGTCATGCGAAAAAAAAGAAAAAACAAGTGAAACCTGAGCCAGAGCGTTATGTATCATCGACAGGTATAACGATTTCTGTTGGAAAAAACAATAAACAAAATGACATGCTAACATTTAAAATAGCAAAACGTACAGATATTTGGCTACACACAAAGGATATTCCTGGATCCCATGTTGTTATCCATTCCAGTGAACCTGATGAAACAACATTGCGTGAAGCAGCTACGCTAGCAGCCTATTTTTCTAAGGCTAGAGAATCCTCCTCAGTGCCAGTAGATTACACAGAAATCCGACAAGTTAAAAAACCAAATGGTGCCAAACCTGGTTTTGTGATTTACTTTGAACAAAAAACACTGTATATTGACCCAGACGAAGCTGTCATTTTACAATTAAAAAAACAGTCATAA
- a CDS encoding YicC/YloC family endoribonuclease translates to MVRSMTGFGRGVTTTRDFQLTVEMRSVNHRFLEINAKFPKEWLEAEIFAKKLISQALSRGKIDVMVYVKDLDNVEQSIEINWSLIEAYRKAKEQLASKVPLEEKWTMQELLSLEQALVQQKPQLTPEDLLSAVEQAILQAIEQLVQMREREGQELQEVVVQYKEQLMEQVNQIRLCSSLAVEKYRTRLVERISEIADGTLLEDRLLAEVAIFAERVDISEELDRLDSHFNQLEETLLETISVGRKLDFLMQEIHREINTIGSKNQSTEAAVAVVQAKTILEKMREQVQNIE, encoded by the coding sequence TTGGTGCGTAGTATGACTGGTTTTGGCAGAGGTGTCACAACAACTAGAGACTTTCAATTAACCGTGGAAATGCGCTCGGTCAACCATCGCTTTTTAGAAATCAATGCAAAATTTCCGAAAGAATGGCTTGAAGCAGAAATTTTTGCTAAAAAACTTATTTCTCAAGCTTTGTCACGCGGCAAAATTGATGTGATGGTATATGTGAAGGACTTAGATAACGTAGAGCAATCTATTGAGATTAATTGGTCATTAATTGAAGCGTATCGTAAGGCAAAGGAGCAATTAGCTAGTAAAGTACCACTTGAAGAAAAATGGACGATGCAAGAGCTTTTATCATTGGAACAGGCACTTGTACAACAAAAGCCACAACTTACACCTGAGGATTTACTTAGTGCTGTTGAACAAGCGATTTTACAAGCGATTGAACAGCTCGTACAAATGCGTGAGCGTGAAGGGCAAGAACTGCAAGAAGTTGTTGTACAATATAAAGAACAGTTAATGGAACAGGTGAATCAGATTCGTTTATGTTCTTCACTTGCTGTTGAAAAATATCGTACACGATTAGTAGAACGAATTTCTGAAATTGCAGATGGCACATTGTTAGAAGATCGTTTACTAGCAGAAGTAGCAATTTTTGCAGAACGTGTAGATATCTCCGAAGAATTAGACAGATTAGATAGTCACTTCAACCAGCTTGAAGAAACATTACTCGAAACGATTTCAGTGGGACGAAAATTAGACTTTTTAATGCAAGAAATACATCGTGAGATCAATACGATCGGTTCAAAGAATCAATCGACAGAAGCAGCTGTTGCTGTTGTTCAGGCGAAAACAATTTTAGAAAAGATGCGTGAGCAGGTTCAAAATATCGAATAA
- the gmk gene encoding guanylate kinase, which translates to MIKERGLLIVLSGPSGVGKGTVRKELFSQPNTNYEYSISMTTRNPREGEVDGVDYFFKTRVEFEALIEQGGLLEHAEFVGNYYGTPLAYVNETLDAGRDVFLEIEVQGAAQIRKKAPDALFIFLAPPSLTELKDRLVGRGTETEDIIAKRIATASEELEMMSLYDYVVENDEVTNACDRINAIIKAEHCRRERVEKRYLSMLRGE; encoded by the coding sequence ATGATAAAAGAACGTGGATTATTAATTGTTCTGTCTGGCCCATCTGGTGTAGGTAAAGGGACAGTGCGAAAAGAATTATTTTCTCAGCCGAATACGAATTATGAGTATTCCATCTCGATGACAACACGAAATCCTCGCGAAGGTGAAGTAGATGGTGTAGACTATTTTTTCAAGACGCGTGTAGAATTTGAAGCGCTAATTGAACAAGGTGGCTTATTAGAGCACGCTGAATTTGTCGGTAACTATTATGGTACACCACTAGCGTATGTGAATGAAACACTGGATGCAGGTCGTGATGTATTTTTAGAAATCGAAGTGCAGGGTGCAGCACAAATTCGTAAAAAAGCACCAGATGCCTTGTTTATTTTCTTAGCCCCTCCAAGTTTAACGGAATTAAAAGATCGTTTAGTTGGACGTGGGACAGAAACAGAGGATATCATTGCAAAACGCATTGCTACTGCAAGTGAAGAACTTGAAATGATGAGCTTGTATGACTATGTTGTGGAGAATGATGAAGTGACGAATGCCTGTGATCGTATTAATGCGATTATCAAAGCTGAGCATTGTCGTAGAGAACGTGTTGAAAAAAGATATTTGTCAATGTTGAGAGGAGAATAA
- the rpoZ gene encoding DNA-directed RNA polymerase subunit omega, translated as MLYPSVDALKKEIDSKYSLVSLASKRARQMQEEQDTERLHKYVSHKYVGKALEEVAAGVLTKVSQDESAVYEDEI; from the coding sequence ATGCTATACCCATCAGTAGATGCTTTAAAAAAAGAAATCGATTCAAAATATTCATTAGTGAGCCTTGCTTCTAAACGCGCTCGCCAAATGCAAGAAGAACAAGACACAGAACGCTTACACAAGTATGTTTCTCATAAATACGTGGGTAAAGCACTTGAAGAAGTAGCGGCAGGTGTACTTACGAAAGTATCACAGGATGAGTCTGCTGTGTACGAAGACGAAATCTAA
- the coaBC gene encoding bifunctional phosphopantothenoylcysteine decarboxylase/phosphopantothenate--cysteine ligase CoaBC: MNKNILLCVSGGIAVYKAVALVSKLSQAGANVKVVMTASARQFVNPLSFQVMSKNDVYFDTFDEKDSRVIAHIDLADWADLILVAPATANIIGKLANGIADDMITTTLLATTAPVWIAPAMNVHMYDHPAVKRNLDRLSADGYQFIEPSEGFLACGYVGKGRLEEPEKITALVQDFFSGKTKPLAGQTVLVIAGALQVPVDEQHMISPQANGQIGHALADEAKRLGAHVIEIENSNLYDVIQQLEAYKIQYPQAFFIYAANVPTIEKTPIVSVEGMKAVTFGQQVQGKPMFNILSDSWIDFSDQAQLNGQFLATSNPQFFAQTLWSHIIKDEAQ, encoded by the coding sequence ATGAATAAAAATATTTTACTATGTGTTTCAGGCGGGATCGCGGTTTATAAGGCTGTGGCGCTCGTTAGTAAGCTGTCACAGGCGGGGGCAAATGTAAAGGTCGTCATGACTGCTTCTGCTAGACAGTTTGTGAATCCGTTAAGTTTTCAAGTGATGTCCAAAAATGATGTTTATTTTGACACCTTTGATGAAAAAGATTCAAGGGTGATTGCGCATATTGATTTAGCGGATTGGGCTGATTTGATTTTAGTAGCACCAGCGACAGCAAATATAATTGGAAAATTAGCCAATGGTATCGCAGATGATATGATCACAACAACTCTTCTTGCTACTACTGCACCTGTCTGGATTGCGCCAGCAATGAATGTGCACATGTACGACCATCCAGCTGTAAAACGTAATTTGGATAGACTATCTGCTGATGGTTATCAATTTATTGAGCCTTCGGAGGGGTTTTTAGCATGTGGTTATGTCGGAAAAGGACGTCTAGAGGAACCAGAAAAAATTACTGCACTTGTGCAAGATTTCTTTTCAGGGAAAACTAAACCATTAGCAGGTCAAACAGTCCTAGTAATAGCAGGTGCCTTACAAGTGCCAGTGGATGAACAGCATATGATTAGCCCACAGGCAAACGGTCAAATCGGACATGCTTTAGCAGATGAGGCAAAAAGGCTAGGCGCCCATGTAATTGAAATAGAAAATAGCAATTTATATGATGTGATTCAACAACTGGAAGCCTATAAAATTCAATATCCACAAGCATTTTTTATTTATGCAGCGAATGTACCAACCATCGAGAAAACGCCTATAGTTTCTGTAGAAGGAATGAAAGCAGTCACTTTTGGACAGCAAGTTCAAGGCAAACCGATGTTTAACATACTTTCTGATAGCTGGATTGATTTTAGTGACCAAGCGCAGCTTAATGGCCAGTTCTTAGCTACTTCGAATCCTCAGTTTTTTGCACAGACACTTTGGTCTCATATTATAAAGGACGAGGCACAATGA
- the priA gene encoding primosomal protein N', with the protein MSILIAEVIVDVSTYHVDRPFDYQVPPEWESVIELGCRVKVPFGPRNVLGFIVGLKHETDVPLNKLKGITQILDMEPALTEEMLQMAKWLKNNTICYEIDALQVMLPSALRAKYEKIIKLQKNQTLPEEVQPIFGKRQQVNFKEFEREGLLPLLKQLVAENIVTIENVVKQQGNVKEIRMVQITADQQLVERALGQSSRAVKQRLLLQWMCQHLGEILSPQQICDEAGVSLSVLEAVIDKGAAQFIQEEVFRDPFTKEVSRTQALQLTDEQQVALQAINTAMEQQTAETFLLHGITGSGKTEVYLQAIQKVLNDGKEAIMLVPEISLTPQMTERFRSRFGEMVAVMHSGLSVGEKYDEWRKIQQGKVKVVVGARSAIFAPFTNIGLIILDEEHESTYKQEDSPRYHARDVAIWRSEFYKCPIILGSATPALESFARAKKGVYTLLSLKQRALHQALPTVYIADMREELRQGNRSMFSQSLIEAIRVRLEKKEQMVLFLNRRGYSSFVLCRDCGTVVQCPNCDISLTYHRTTEKLKCHYCGYEEHVPQICPQCQSDHIRYFGTGTQKVEEEIYKLFPEARVLRMDVDTTKHKGAHEEILETFGAGQADILLGTQMIAKGLDFPNITLVGVLSADTSLHLPDYRAAERTFQLLTQVSGRAGRHDKPGEVIIQTYTPEHYAIELAKTQDYEPFYEREMFLRRRSSYPPYYFVALIQLSHEDVMMAAEYAGRVADWLRENLSNQVAIIGPTTASIARLQNRYRYQCLIKYKIEPNLIPVLQRLLAMYRAEWIKQGILMTVDLDPSTI; encoded by the coding sequence ATGAGTATTTTAATCGCGGAGGTCATTGTAGATGTCTCTACCTATCATGTAGACCGTCCATTTGATTATCAAGTACCTCCAGAATGGGAAAGTGTCATTGAATTAGGATGCCGTGTTAAAGTGCCATTTGGTCCAAGGAATGTATTAGGATTTATCGTAGGTTTGAAACATGAAACCGATGTTCCATTGAATAAATTAAAGGGAATCACTCAAATTTTAGATATGGAGCCAGCGCTGACAGAAGAAATGCTTCAAATGGCGAAGTGGTTAAAAAATAACACCATTTGTTATGAAATTGATGCATTACAAGTGATGTTACCATCTGCACTGCGAGCTAAATATGAAAAAATAATTAAGTTACAAAAAAATCAAACTTTGCCAGAAGAAGTGCAGCCTATATTCGGTAAGCGCCAACAAGTTAATTTTAAAGAATTTGAGCGAGAAGGTTTACTTCCTCTATTGAAGCAACTGGTTGCAGAGAACATTGTTACAATCGAAAATGTTGTGAAGCAACAGGGGAATGTGAAAGAGATACGTATGGTTCAAATTACAGCAGACCAACAACTTGTTGAACGTGCTTTGGGACAATCCTCTAGAGCAGTTAAACAACGGTTATTACTGCAATGGATGTGTCAACACCTAGGCGAAATATTGTCGCCCCAGCAGATTTGTGACGAAGCAGGGGTTTCTTTATCAGTATTAGAGGCAGTAATTGATAAAGGAGCTGCTCAATTTATTCAAGAGGAAGTATTTCGTGATCCATTTACGAAAGAAGTTTCACGTACTCAAGCCTTACAATTAACAGATGAGCAGCAGGTTGCTCTACAAGCTATTAATACAGCTATGGAGCAGCAAACAGCTGAAACATTTTTATTACATGGTATAACAGGGAGCGGCAAAACAGAGGTTTATTTACAGGCTATACAGAAGGTATTAAATGATGGAAAAGAAGCTATTATGCTTGTACCTGAAATTTCTTTAACTCCACAAATGACTGAACGATTCCGTAGTCGCTTTGGTGAGATGGTTGCTGTTATGCATAGTGGGTTATCTGTTGGTGAGAAGTATGATGAATGGCGTAAAATTCAACAAGGCAAAGTGAAAGTTGTGGTTGGTGCTCGTTCAGCTATTTTTGCACCCTTTACCAATATAGGTCTTATTATTTTGGATGAGGAACATGAATCAACTTATAAGCAAGAAGATTCGCCTCGTTATCATGCAAGAGATGTAGCCATCTGGCGAAGCGAATTTTATAAATGTCCTATTATTTTAGGTAGTGCGACACCAGCGTTAGAGTCATTCGCCAGAGCTAAAAAGGGTGTTTATACGCTGCTTTCATTAAAACAACGAGCCTTACATCAAGCCCTGCCCACTGTTTATATTGCAGATATGCGTGAAGAGCTTCGACAAGGGAATCGTTCTATGTTTTCACAATCACTTATTGAAGCAATCCGCGTAAGACTTGAGAAAAAAGAGCAGATGGTGCTCTTTTTAAATCGTCGTGGCTATTCGTCATTTGTACTTTGTCGGGATTGTGGCACGGTTGTACAATGTCCAAATTGCGATATCTCTTTAACCTATCATCGGACAACTGAAAAATTAAAATGTCATTATTGTGGTTATGAGGAGCATGTTCCTCAAATATGTCCGCAATGTCAAAGTGATCATATTCGTTATTTTGGTACAGGTACACAAAAAGTAGAGGAAGAAATTTATAAGTTGTTCCCTGAAGCAAGAGTATTACGAATGGATGTTGATACAACAAAGCATAAAGGGGCACATGAAGAAATATTGGAGACATTTGGAGCAGGACAAGCAGATATTTTATTAGGTACTCAAATGATTGCAAAGGGCTTGGACTTTCCGAATATTACACTAGTAGGTGTACTTAGTGCCGATACATCTCTACATTTACCTGATTACCGGGCAGCAGAACGCACATTTCAGCTACTAACACAGGTAAGCGGTAGGGCTGGACGACATGATAAGCCAGGGGAGGTTATTATTCAGACGTATACACCTGAGCATTATGCCATTGAATTAGCTAAAACGCAGGATTATGAACCTTTTTATGAACGGGAGATGTTTTTAAGAAGACGTTCAAGCTATCCACCCTATTATTTTGTAGCTCTTATACAATTATCTCATGAAGATGTCATGATGGCCGCCGAATATGCAGGCCGAGTGGCAGATTGGCTACGTGAAAATTTATCGAATCAAGTAGCAATTATTGGACCAACAACGGCGAGTATTGCTCGCCTCCAAAATAGATATCGTTATCAATGTTTGATAAAATATAAAATTGAACCAAATCTAATTCCAGTGTTACAGCGCCTGCTTGCCATGTATCGAGCAGAATGGATTAAACAGGGAATATTAATGACGGTAGATTTAGATCCGTCTACTATATAG
- the def gene encoding peptide deformylase: MAIKKVIENPAKVLSTPCAEVTEINDEIITLLDDLYDTMVEYDGVGIAAPQINVGLRVAIVELGEERDILEMINPTVIETDGAEVDIEGCLSFPGLYGEVERPTYVKIEACDREGRVYELEAGDFDARAILHEIDHLDGVLFDSKIKRIVTAEELEEMYAEEEE, encoded by the coding sequence ATGGCTATTAAAAAAGTAATTGAAAACCCAGCAAAAGTACTATCAACACCATGTGCTGAAGTGACAGAAATTAATGATGAAATTATTACATTACTGGATGATTTATATGACACAATGGTGGAATATGATGGTGTAGGTATCGCAGCACCACAAATAAATGTTGGCTTGCGAGTTGCCATTGTGGAGCTAGGTGAGGAACGTGATATTTTAGAAATGATTAATCCAACTGTCATTGAAACAGATGGAGCAGAAGTAGATATCGAAGGTTGTTTGAGTTTTCCGGGATTATATGGTGAGGTTGAACGACCTACTTATGTAAAAATTGAAGCATGTGACCGTGAAGGGCGTGTTTATGAATTAGAGGCGGGAGACTTTGATGCCCGCGCGATCTTACATGAAATCGATCATTTAGACGGGGTACTTTTCGATTCAAAAATTAAACGTATTGTAACAGCAGAAGAACTTGAAGAAATGTACGCAGAAGAGGAGGAATAA
- the fmt gene encoding methionyl-tRNA formyltransferase: MTSIIFMGTPDFSAPILRMLHDEGYDIKAVVTQPDRPVGRKRILTPPPVKAAALELGLPVIQPEKLRGSEELQQILALQPDLVITAAFGQILPKELLDAPALGCINVHASLLPKYRGGAPIHQAIIDGEKETGVTIMYMAEKLDAGDIISQKAIPIEEDDHTGRLFEKLSMVGRELLKDTLPSIINGTNSRTVQDEAQVTFASNISREQERIDWTKDAATLYNQVRGLHPWPVAYTTFEDGNFKIWWATIGNSKHEVNPGSVVAIAKDHFEVAAGNGTTLALYDIQPAGKKRMTAEEYLRGTGSKLQIGDQFK, encoded by the coding sequence ATGACGTCTATTATTTTTATGGGGACACCTGACTTCTCTGCGCCTATTTTGCGTATGCTACATGATGAAGGGTACGATATTAAAGCAGTTGTGACACAACCAGATCGTCCAGTTGGACGTAAGCGTATATTAACACCACCACCTGTGAAAGCTGCAGCTTTGGAGCTTGGCTTACCAGTTATTCAACCAGAAAAATTACGCGGCTCTGAGGAGTTACAGCAAATTCTTGCCTTACAGCCTGATTTAGTCATAACAGCAGCATTTGGACAAATACTACCAAAGGAATTATTAGATGCTCCAGCTCTTGGCTGTATTAATGTCCATGCTTCTCTACTACCAAAGTATCGTGGAGGTGCTCCTATTCACCAAGCCATTATAGATGGTGAAAAGGAGACAGGAGTCACAATCATGTATATGGCAGAAAAACTGGATGCTGGAGATATTATTTCCCAAAAAGCTATTCCGATTGAAGAAGATGATCATACCGGTAGACTTTTTGAAAAGTTAAGTATGGTTGGCCGTGAATTATTAAAGGATACACTTCCTTCTATTATTAATGGTACAAATAGTCGTACAGTTCAGGATGAAGCACAGGTTACTTTTGCAAGCAATATTTCCAGAGAGCAGGAGCGCATTGATTGGACAAAGGATGCTGCTACTTTATACAATCAAGTACGTGGTCTTCATCCATGGCCAGTAGCGTATACAACTTTTGAGGATGGTAACTTTAAAATTTGGTGGGCGACTATTGGTAATAGTAAGCATGAGGTGAACCCAGGTTCGGTAGTTGCGATTGCAAAAGATCATTTTGAAGTTGCAGCTGGCAATGGAACAACGTTAGCCTTATATGATATCCAACCTGCTGGTAAAAAGCGCATGACGGCAGAGGAATATTTACGTGGCACAGGTTCTAAATTACAGATTGGGGACCAATTTAAATGA